Below is a window of Halolamina sp. CBA1230 DNA.
GTACGGCAGCACGTGGTTGACGGCCTGTTTCAGCGGCGCGTACGTCACCGGGTTCAGCGACACGCCGGCGAGCGTCCACCCCGGGAGGCTCACGGTCGTCACTGCCGCGCCCGTCTCCTGGTTCGTGGTGTGCATCGTGTACGCCGCGAAATCGACCTCCTTCCCGACGCCGGCGACGGCGAGGCGTTCCTGGAACTGGACGGTGTCCACGCTCGGTTCCGCGAAGCCGTGGTCTGCGGCGGTCGAGGCGTCGACGGTCAGCGGCGCAGCGGCAGTCCCCTGCAGCGGGCCGCCCACGACGACCCAGCCGCCGCCGACAGCCGCGAACAGCAGGACCCCGACGACCCCGAGTTTGACGAGCCTCCGCAGCATACGCCGGCGTTACGACCACCCCGGCTTAACTGTTCGGTCGGGTGACACTCCTCGGAAGGAGGAAAAAACTCGGGTCGGAGGATCGCTCAGTCGCCGTGGCCCTTGCCCTTCCCGCGGCCGTTACCGTTTCCTTTGCCTTTTCCGGGACCCTTGCCGCTCTCGCCGGGGACGCCCGGGCCGGCGCGTGGGCCCTTGTAGTTCGTGTCTGCGTCGTAGCCGTCGAACAGGCGGTACCAGTCGTCGAAGTTCCCGGTCGTCGGAACGTTCGCCTCCCCGTCGAGGTTCGACGACTCGTCGACCACGCGGCCGCTGCCGAGTCGAAGGTCGGTCGCGAGCCCCTCGGCGACGGCGTCGAGGTTCGCTCGGACCTCGGCCGGCACGTCGCCGCCCAGCAGCACCACGCCGCCGCCGTCGGCGACGAACTCCCGCACGGCGGTGATCTCCTCGTCGGTGAACGACTCCGGCGGCGCCGAGATCAGCAGCGCGCGGCCGCGGTCGAGCAGGTCGCCCGTGAGATCGTTCACCTGCTCGAAGCCGAGATCGACCCCCTCGAGGTAGCGCAGGTAGTAGGCGGCGTCCTCCGCGCCGATCGAGCGGTCGGCGGCGAACTGCCCGTGGCCGCCGTCGATCAGTACGTCGCCGTCGCGGTCCGAGAGCCGATCGAGCAGGCTCGTGAGGAACGCGTAGTTGCCGTACCCGGAGACGTCCGGGTACTCCTCGCCCTCGAACTGCTCGTCGACCAGGCTCGACCCAGTCATCGCCACGCGGGCGTGCTGGTCGATCCCGACCAGCGGCACATCGCCGTCGTACGCCACCTCGGCGTTCTGCTGTGTAGCGGTCGACGACGCCGAGACTGGAACGCGCTTCGAGTCGATCTTCCCGTCGGTCGTCCGGACGCCGACGGCGTAGGGCGCGTAGATGTCGGTCACCTCGCCGTTGCGGATCGTCTCCGAGGCGTCGGGATCGCTCTCCTCCCAGAGGCGCAGCCCCTCCGCGCGGGCGGCGAACTCCTCTTTCAGGAAGCTGTCGTGCTCCGCGAACCCGGAGTCGTACACGCGGGCGTACCCCTCGCGGACCGCCGCGCGGTTGTACGGGTACTCGTAGGTCCCGTCACCGTCGGCGTCCACGTCGATGTACGCCAGCAGCCGGCCGAAGTCGCCCCGGAGGGGCTCCTCGTCGTCGAACCGGATGGAGACCGTCTCGCCGGCCAGCAGGTCCTCGGCGAACGCGGTCGCGTCGTCGCCCCGTTCCTTGAGGTAAGCTTCGTCGCTCAGCCCCTCCCACTCCTGGGTGGTCTCCTCGGTGCTGCCGGTCTCGGGGGCGTCGATCCCCAGGATGCGGATCGTATCGACGTAGCCGTTGGCGAAGCGCACGTCCACGGTGTCACCGTCGGCGACCGAGATCACGTCCACCTCGTACTGCGTTCCCCTCTCCAGACCCGGCGGCGCGATCCCCGGCCGGTCGGCGAAGTAGTCGAACGTGTCGGCGTTGAAGCGGTCCGTCGTCGGGACGAACTGGATCCCGTCGTTGGACTCGTAGTCGAGCACCTGATCGTCGTTGAACCGGTAGCCGAGGTCGAGCGCCGACGCGATCTCGTTGAGGTTGTCCGTCGCGTCGAAGTTGCCGAAGTCGGACTGGTCGAACAGCAGCAGTGCGCCACCGTCGTCGACGAACGACACCAGCGCGTCGAGTTCGTCGTCGGTGAACGCCTGGGCGGGCGAGGTGACGATCGCCGCGTCGGCGTCGGGCAGCGCGCCCGCGAGATCCGTCGTCGCGTCGGTCTCGTACCCGTTGGCCTCGGCGTAGTTGAGGAACTGCGAGAAGCTGTCGCTGTCGTAGAACTGGCCGTGGCCGTCGTCGAACGCCACCGCCGGCCCGTCGGCCTCGGCGTCGAGGACGTTCAGCACGAACTCCTCGTTGCCGCTGCCGAAGTCCGTTCCGTTCTGGACGATCGGGGCGCCGAAGCCGACGACGCCGCCGTCGCTGCTGACCAGCGGGATGTCGACGTCGTCGGGGTAGAACACGGCGTCGTCGTTGCCGTCCTCGTCGACGTTTTCCGCCGTCTCGGCCGCCCAGACCGCCACCAGCGACTCGTCGGTCAGTGGCTCCTTCTCCGCGTTCAGTTGGCTCGCCGTCGAGTCGAACAGTAGCGAGTCGATCTCGCCACTCGCCGCGAGCGCGCTCGTACTCATACTCACGCCGACGCTCCCCAGCAGCGCGCCGGCCGCCGCCGTCTCGAGAAGTGCCCGTCGTCGCATGCGCCCCCACGTGACGGCCGACTATGCATAAATCACCCGGGAACCTCGATGGATCTATACAGAACTGAGCAACCCGCCCGCGATACCGCCGTCAGTGCTCGACGAACTCCACCAGCACGCCCGCGGTGTCTCGCGGGTGGAGGAACGCGATGTCGTGACCCCACGCGCCCGGTCGGGGCTCGTCGTCGATGGTCTCGACCCCCATCTCTCGGGCGTGGTCGAGCGCCGCCATCGCGTCGTCGGTGGCGAACGCGACGTGATGCAGGCCGCTGCCGTTCTCGGCGACGTAGTCGGCGATCGTGCTCCCGTCGTCGAGCGGTTCGATCACCTCGATGTACCCGTTGCCGAGATCGAGGAACACGAACCCCATCCCGCGCTCCTCGTCGGTCTCCTCGTGGACGGTCTCGGCACCCAGCAGGTCGGAAAACAGCGCGGCGGTCTCGGCGGCGTCGTCGGTCGCGACGCCCGCGTGGTCGAACTC
It encodes the following:
- a CDS encoding DUF6517 family protein, with product MLRRLVKLGVVGVLLFAAVGGGWVVVGGPLQGTAAAPLTVDASTAADHGFAEPSVDTVQFQERLAVAGVGKEVDFAAYTMHTTNQETGAAVTTVSLPGWTLAGVSLNPVTYAPLKQAVNHVLPYLPVETPEVTWAGETTVELGGENVTAGEYAVAGEAPRLLVARETVGGDTVFAVGVYSGESPESRASVETLFTELDHE
- a CDS encoding DUF4350 domain-containing protein, coding for MRRRALLETAAAGALLGSVGVSMSTSALAASGEIDSLLFDSTASQLNAEKEPLTDESLVAVWAAETAENVDEDGNDDAVFYPDDVDIPLVSSDGGVVGFGAPIVQNGTDFGSGNEEFVLNVLDAEADGPAVAFDDGHGQFYDSDSFSQFLNYAEANGYETDATTDLAGALPDADAAIVTSPAQAFTDDELDALVSFVDDGGALLLFDQSDFGNFDATDNLNEIASALDLGYRFNDDQVLDYESNDGIQFVPTTDRFNADTFDYFADRPGIAPPGLERGTQYEVDVISVADGDTVDVRFANGYVDTIRILGIDAPETGSTEETTQEWEGLSDEAYLKERGDDATAFAEDLLAGETVSIRFDDEEPLRGDFGRLLAYIDVDADGDGTYEYPYNRAAVREGYARVYDSGFAEHDSFLKEEFAARAEGLRLWEESDPDASETIRNGEVTDIYAPYAVGVRTTDGKIDSKRVPVSASSTATQQNAEVAYDGDVPLVGIDQHARVAMTGSSLVDEQFEGEEYPDVSGYGNYAFLTSLLDRLSDRDGDVLIDGGHGQFAADRSIGAEDAAYYLRYLEGVDLGFEQVNDLTGDLLDRGRALLISAPPESFTDEEITAVREFVADGGGVVLLGGDVPAEVRANLDAVAEGLATDLRLGSGRVVDESSNLDGEANVPTTGNFDDWYRLFDGYDADTNYKGPRAGPGVPGESGKGPGKGKGNGNGRGKGKGHGD
- the mce gene encoding methylmalonyl-CoA epimerase yields the protein MEFDHAGVATDDAAETAALFSDLLGAETVHEETDEERGMGFVFLDLGNGYIEVIEPLDDGSTIADYVAENGSGLHHVAFATDDAMAALDHAREMGVETIDDEPRPGAWGHDIAFLHPRDTAGVLVEFVEH